A window from Salvia miltiorrhiza cultivar Shanhuang (shh) chromosome 2, IMPLAD_Smil_shh, whole genome shotgun sequence encodes these proteins:
- the LOC131007593 gene encoding putative pentatricopeptide repeat-containing protein At1g12700, mitochondrial has protein sequence MLSIVIDCHCRLKRPNFGFAILGIFLKSGYEPTIVTFDTLIKGLLLVGRIPEAAKVFWKLLAYQLCEPDEHTYSTMINRFCKARDTLEAIDLLCLLEKEKVNCKPNVYAYSAVIDGLCKEGKVDDGLQLFSSLGDKGISANVVTYNPIIEGLCNMRIMDEAEDILKKMIANEVCPDVWTCNIFVNL, from the coding sequence ATGTTGAGTATTGTGATTGATTGCCACTGCCGACTGAAAAGGCCTAATTTTGGGTTTGcgattttaggcatttttttgaAGAGTGGGTACGAGCCTACTATTGTAACCTTTGACACTCTTATTAAAGGGTTATTGTTGGTTGGAAGGATCCCAGAGGCAGCTAAAGTGTTTTGGAAGTTGTTGGCCTACCAACTGTGCGAGCCCGATGAACATACATATAGTACTATGATTAATAGGTTCTGCAAAGCTAGAGATACTCTCGAGGCAATTGATTTGCTCTGCttattggaaaaagaaaaggtaaaCTGCAAACCCAATGTCTATGCTTACAGTGCAGTCATTGATGGTTTGTGCAAGGAAGGCAAGGTGGACGATGGTCTCCAACTCTTCTCCTCTTTGGGTGATAAGGGGATTTCAGCCAATGTTGTGACATATAATCCAATAATTGAGGGGTTGTGTAATATGAGAATAATGGATGAGGCTGAAGACATTTTGAAGAAGATGATTGCTAATGAGGTATGCCCAGATGTGTGGACGTGTAATATCTTTGTGAATTTATAG
- the LOC131012565 gene encoding putative pentatricopeptide repeat-containing protein At1g12700, mitochondrial, whose product MRSNHAAIFFGRFLSIFSSKFSTFAIGSPHYQSFLVPSLNFDNASCQIRHFFAYPRFDFGSIREPNDAVALFRDMMRTEPLPSVINFNKLLTSVVKLKQYSAALHLFDKMLQRDAPVDHYTLSIAIDCYCRLKRPDFGFAILGIFFKRGYEPDVVTFNTLIKGLLFVGRIPEAAKVLWKLSVYQLCEHNERTYSTMINGLCKAGCTLMAIDLLCSLEKEKGICKPDVYAYNAVIDGLCNDGKVDHALQLFSTLGDKGISPDVVTYNSIIGGLCNRRRMGEGEDMLKKMIANEVRPDVWTCNIFVDAWCRDGKVEEAEHMLVLMKEIDAQPNIVTYNALINGYCMQGKMDNAKHIFQLAVNYGIKPNIISYNSLMNGYCKKGQVNEVSHLFTIIPYKRLKHNVVSYTIMLEALFREGKSEDGLKLFKEMEALHISPNIKTYSVLLDGLCGARRISEAFSVLHTMKDKGIVPNIVTYNILIEGLCNDNKAKEAKDLFNELPSKGMLPNVVTYTILIGALCVDGQIEEAKDLMMQMVNNGCLPDSVTYNVLVQGLLKRNKTGDAIPLLEEMDARGFTLYETTLSMWIEHVVREGRDSVLFDKVKNLVRKDLYSK is encoded by the coding sequence ATGAGGTCGAACCACGCAGCCATATTTTTCGGTAGATTTTTGTCAATTTTTTCGTCTAAATTCTCCACTTTTGCCATCGGTTCTCCACATTATCAATCATTTCTTGTACCCAGTCTTAATTTTGATAATGCCAGCTGCCAAATTAGACACTTCTTCGCCTATCCCAGATTTGATTTTGGATCTATACGTGAGCCCAATGATGCAGTCGCTCTATTTCGGGATATGATGAGAACGGAGCCGCTTCCTTCTGTTATAAATTTCAATAAACTGCTGACCAGTGTGGTCAAGCTGAAACAATACTCTGCTGCACTTCATCTGTTCGACAAAATGCTTCAAAGAGATGCTCCCGTAGATCACTACACGTTGAGTATTGCGATTGATTGCTACTGCCGACTGAAAAGACCTGATTTTGGGTTTGCGATCTTAGGCATTTTTTTCAAGCGTGGGTACGAGCCTGATGTTGTAACATTTAACACTCTCATCAAAGGCCTTCTGTTTGTTGGAAGGATCCCAGAGGCGGCTAAAGTGTTGTGGAAGCTGTCGGTCTACCAACTGTGTGAGCACAATGAACGTACGTATAGTACTATGATTAATGGGTTATGCAAAGCTGGATGTACTCTCATGGCAATTGATTTGCTCTGCTCActggaaaaagaaaagggaatcTGCAAACCCGATGTCTATGCTTATAATGCAGTCATTGATGGTTTATGCAATGATGGAAAGGTGGACCATGCTCTGCAACTCTTCTCCACTTTGGGTGATAAGGGGATTTCACCCGATGTTGTGACATATAATTCAATAATTGGGGGGTTATGCAATAGGAGAAGAATGGGCGAGGGTGAAGACATGTTAAAGAAGATGATAGCTAATGAGGTCCGCCCAGATGTTTGGACGTGTAATATCTTTGTGGATGCTTGGTGCAGAGATGGAAAGGTGGAGGAGGCTGAGCATATGTTGGTATTGATGAAGGAGATTGATGCTCAACCCAACATTGTCACATACAATGCATTGATTAACGGATATTGTATGCAAGGAAAAATGGACAATGCAAAACACATTTTCCAATTGGCAGTGAACTATGGAATTAAGCCCAATATCATAAGCTACAATAGCTTGATGAATGGGTATTGCAAAAAGGGGCAAGTCAATGAAGTTTCACATCTTTTTACCATAATTCCCTACAAAAGGTTAAAGCACAATGTGGTTTCTTATACCATAATGCTAGAGGCCTTATTTCGTGAAGGCAAATCTGAAGACGGCTTGAAGCTGTTCAAAGAGATGGAAGCTCTACATATTTCTCCTAATATAAAGACTTATAGTGTTTTGTTGGATGGTTTGTGTGGAGCTCGTCGTATTTCTGAAGCATTTTCGGTGTTGCATACCATGAAAGATAAAGGCATCGTTCCCAACATAGTTACATACAATATTCTCATTGAGGGATTGTGCAACGATAATAAAGCCAAAGAAGCAAAAGATCTGTTCAATGAGCTTCCATCTAAAGGTATGCTGCCAAATGTAGTAACATATACAATCCTTATCGGTGCACTTTGCGTAGATGGGCAGATAGAGGAGGCTAAGGATTTGATGATGCAAATGGTAAACAACGGTTGTTTGCCAGATAGTGTGACGTACAATGTTTTAGTTCAAGGTCTTCTCAAAAGGAACAAGACGGGCGATGCAATTCCACTATTGGAAGAGATGGATGCAAGGGGTTTCACACTTTACGAAACTACTTTATCAATGTGGATTGAGCATGTGGTAAGAGAAGGTAGAGATAGTGTTCTATTTGACAAGGTTAAGAACCTCGTACGAAAGGACCTCTATTCTAAATAG